From Gimesia panareensis, the proteins below share one genomic window:
- a CDS encoding inositol monophosphatase family protein: MHSTELLEVAETAARLGAKCLQDWVNEFRVSEKGRADLVTDADFASQKAIVEHITAHFPDHKLLGEEGLTRHDGDSEYRWVIDPLDGTSNYVHGFPYYCVSIGLEYQGELVLGVVYDPNRDELFSALQGQGAKLNGTLISPSRIPSMDQAMLVASLPVGTNGRDIAIDRFLRVLPVAQTLQRTGSAALNLCYVSAGRIEGYWSSNLKPWDMAAGVLICREAGGLVTSIEDGSFTIETPSLLATNGTNIHSDLQTLLTT; the protein is encoded by the coding sequence GTGCATTCCACTGAATTGCTTGAGGTGGCAGAGACCGCAGCCCGACTTGGGGCGAAATGTCTGCAGGACTGGGTGAATGAATTTCGCGTTTCGGAAAAAGGACGTGCCGATCTGGTGACCGATGCCGACTTTGCATCGCAGAAAGCGATCGTCGAACACATCACCGCCCACTTTCCCGACCATAAGCTGCTGGGAGAAGAAGGTTTGACCAGGCACGATGGTGACTCGGAGTACCGCTGGGTCATCGATCCTCTGGACGGGACTTCCAATTATGTGCACGGTTTCCCTTACTACTGTGTCTCCATTGGATTGGAATACCAGGGGGAGCTGGTTCTGGGAGTCGTCTACGATCCCAATCGGGATGAACTCTTTTCCGCTCTGCAGGGGCAGGGGGCCAAGCTGAACGGAACTTTAATCTCTCCCTCCCGTATCCCCTCCATGGATCAGGCAATGCTGGTTGCCAGTCTGCCCGTCGGCACCAATGGCCGTGATATCGCCATCGATCGATTTCTGCGAGTGCTGCCGGTAGCACAAACATTACAGCGTACCGGATCTGCGGCTTTGAATCTTTGTTATGTTTCTGCCGGTCGAATCGAAGGTTACTGGTCCAGTAACCTCAAGCCCTGGGACATGGCGGCGGGAGTTCTGATCTGCCGGGAAGCCGGAGGCCTGGTGACGTCAATCGAGGATGGGAGCTTCACAATAGAAACCCCCAGTCTCTTAGCGACAAATGGAACAAATATTCATTCTGATCTGCAAACGTTGCTCACGACATAG
- a CDS encoding prepilin peptidase, which yields MDFELTQLSLYVMAISVGIFTIIAAITDYKARKIYNVLTVPFFGLGIIYQLAFNGWEGLLYGFLGFAAGFGAFFLIWMAGSGAAGDVKMMGALAMWLGFKATLAVMIIGTVFVVVGSFAVLFWSVVTKGARKTKEKYLATGKQLKGKKKKYKPETEKQKLERGLMPFALPVVLATWSVTTWMIIKAAVL from the coding sequence ATGGATTTTGAGCTCACACAACTATCACTGTACGTCATGGCGATCAGCGTAGGGATCTTCACGATCATCGCCGCCATTACCGACTACAAGGCACGTAAGATCTATAACGTACTGACAGTCCCTTTCTTCGGGCTCGGGATTATTTATCAGCTGGCTTTCAATGGCTGGGAAGGGCTGCTGTATGGATTCCTCGGTTTTGCTGCCGGATTTGGTGCGTTTTTCCTGATCTGGATGGCGGGCAGTGGTGCAGCTGGTGACGTGAAAATGATGGGGGCACTGGCAATGTGGCTGGGATTCAAGGCCACGCTTGCTGTCATGATTATCGGAACCGTGTTTGTCGTAGTGGGTTCGTTTGCCGTGCTGTTCTGGAGTGTCGTCACCAAGGGAGCGCGCAAAACGAAAGAGAAGTATCTGGCCACCGGCAAGCAGTTAAAAGGTAAGAAAAAGAAATATAAACCGGAAACGGAAAAACAGAAGCTGGAACGCGGCCTGATGCCGTTCGCGTTGCCTGTGGTTCTGGCAACCTGGAGCGTCACGACCTGGATGATTATTAAAGCAGCTGTACTGTAA
- a CDS encoding TadE/TadG family type IV pilus assembly protein, with the protein MKVKRKQHKCRQTKRRGFLSMELALVLPIFAIVLFALLEFTLLFYARADVVEASRIGARLATMPGITQQNVEQEVKKVLPPQLGQGAVIQTQIGKHSGDVVMVGVSIPMSLAAPNLLWPVGYDLKGQNLYSETRMIKE; encoded by the coding sequence ATGAAAGTCAAACGCAAACAACACAAATGCAGACAGACGAAACGGCGGGGATTTTTGAGCATGGAACTGGCTCTGGTCCTGCCGATCTTCGCGATCGTGCTGTTCGCGCTGCTGGAGTTTACGCTCCTGTTTTACGCGCGGGCGGATGTGGTCGAAGCCAGTCGGATTGGCGCCCGCCTGGCAACTATGCCCGGCATCACTCAGCAGAACGTGGAACAGGAAGTGAAGAAAGTCCTGCCTCCGCAGTTGGGACAGGGTGCCGTGATTCAAACACAGATCGGAAAACATTCGGGAGATGTCGTTATGGTAGGAGTGAGTATCCCCATGTCGCTGGCTGCTCCCAACCTGCTCTGGCCCGTGGGTTACGACCTGAAGGGACAGAACCTGTACTCGGAAACAAGAATGATCAAAGAGTAG